One region of Miscanthus floridulus cultivar M001 chromosome 19, ASM1932011v1, whole genome shotgun sequence genomic DNA includes:
- the LOC136528124 gene encoding putative transferase At4g12130, mitochondrial, whose protein sequence is MPPLARRLLLHALPRGARALHTPPTPTPGVLACRLASRAVVRFAGPEAARFLHSLLTNDLLSAFAASGAASPQRYAPTPNAPARGPAAPAYAALLTSQGRFLYDLFLYRPPPPSQMLDRTGSAPETGEAPEGDPQEVLADVDAAEVDDLVACFKRYRLRSKVEIDNVSENFACWQRFGHNVVHTDPSTQEPEAQSIGWGQGVDHAGESAAQGNGHGWQWLKDPRLDYLGYRGIFPADTIPPLVESDKEADERHYQLWRIENGVAEGSTEIPKGEAIPLEYNLAGLNAISFEKGCYIGQELIARTHHRGVIRKRLMPMKFVNENGQELEQAVTPGSEVVDEASGKKIGTVNTALGSRGMGLLRLEEALKPGSALRIGDNRDVRVHAIKPDWWPAEWTQVLQQQSAAA, encoded by the exons ATGCCGCCACTCgcgcgccgcctcctcctccacgcgCTACCGCGCGGCGCGCGCGCCCTCCACACGCCCCCGACCCCGACCCCGGGGGTGCTGGCCTGCCGGCTGGCGTCCCGCGCCGTGGTACGCTTCGCGGGGCCCGAGGCGGCGCGCTTCCTGCACTCGCTGCTCACCAACGACCTCCTCTCGGCCTTCGCCGCGTCCGGCGCGGCGTCGCCGCAGCGGTACGCGCCCACGCCGAACGCGCCCGCGCGGGGCCCCGCGGCGCCCGCCTACGCCGCGCTGCTCACGTCGCAGGGCAGGTTCCTCTACGACCTCTTCCTCTACCGGCCCCCGCCGCCGTCCCAGATGCTCGACCGCACCGGCTCCGCGCCGGAGACCGGGGAGGCTCCCGAGGGGGACCCGCAGGAGGTGCTCGCTGATGTCGACGCCGCTGAGGTGGACGACCTCGTCGCCTGCTTCAAGAG ATATCGGTTGAGATCCAAGGTTGAAATAGACAATGTAAGTGAGAATTTTGCATGTTGGCAAAGATTTGGACATAATGTAGTGCATACCGATCCTTCTACTCAAGAACCTGAGGCTCAATCCATTGGATGGGGACAAGGTGTTGACCATGCTGGCGAGTCAGCTGCACAAGGGAACGGTCATGGTTGGCAATGGCTCAAAGATCCTCGGTTGGACTACCTTGGTTACAGAGGAATTTTTCCAGCTGACACAATAC CACCACTAGTTGAGTCTGACAAAGAAGCGGACGAACGACATTATCAACTTTGGCGGATAGAAAATGGAGTTGCAGAAGGTTCAACTGAAATCCCAAAAG GTGAAGCAATCCCGCTGGAGTACAATCTTGCTGGCTTGAATGCAATTTCCTTTGAGAAGGGTTGCTACATCGGGCAGGAGCTTATTGCGCGGACACACCATCGTGGTGTCATTCGGAAGCGCCTAATGCCAATGAAGTTTGTTAATGAAAATGGGCAAG AACTCGAGCAGGCTGTCACTCCAGGTTCAGAAGTCGTGGACGAGGCTTCAGGCAAGAAAATCGGGACCGTAAACACCGCTCTGGGCTCCCGCGGGATGGGCCTGTTGAGACTAGAAGAAGCACTGAAGCCAGGCTCGGCCCTGCGCATCGGTGATAACAGGGACGTGAGGGTCCATGCGATCAAGCCGGACTGGTGGCCAGCCGAGTGGACGCAGGTGCTTCAGCAACAGAGCGCAGCTGCTTGA
- the LOC136528819 gene encoding LRR receptor kinase BAK1-like, translating to MAAARFRFSFRSLLPLPLLLLLLSVLGASARNEEDARALAALKRALDPTGRVLGSWDPSGDPCAGSFVGVTCSRDGRVTAVSLQGRGLSGTLPPAVAGLRRLQGLYLHYNGIKGPIPREIGKLSELTDLYLDVNHLTGPVPVEIAAIVNLQVLQLGYNQLTGSIPPQLGNLNKLTVLAMQSNQLAGAIPATLGELTQLSRLDLSFNNLFGSIPSKIAEVSLLEVFDVRNNTLSGSVPAGLRRLNGGFQYVNNKGLCGAGFSLLELCPSSEDGLTPSKPEPFGPDGTVKTRQIPQSANPDSCSGSRCSKSANASEGVLIVAVVAVVIGAAFCGLFAFSWYRRQKQKIGSSLEVSDSRLSTDHFQQKEACRRSASPLISVEYSNSWDPLSGGAGVGSSGEVGDSFRFNLEEVECATQYFSDVNLLGKSGFAATYKGILRDGSVVAVKSLNKTSCKQEESDFLRGLKMLTLLQHDNLVSLRGFCCSRGRGECFLVYDFMVNGCLSQYLDVKDGSSATVLDWPTRVSIIRGIAKGIEYLHSKKSSKPAVVHQNISAEKILLDHHFAPRLSVPGLHKLLADDVVFSTLKASAAMGYLAPEYATTGRFTDKSDVFAFGIVVLQVLTGRRDVSQLKVGAVAVSDLGGLVDGNLNGVFSRAEAAKLAAVAAYCTSESPSQRPTMEAVVQQLV from the exons ATGGCCGCCGCGCGCTTCCGCTTCAGCTTCCGCTCCCTCCTGCCGCTTcccctcctgctcctgctcctctccGTCCTCGGCGCCTCCGCGCGCAACGAGGAGGACGCccgcgcgctggcggcgctcaAGCGGGCGCTGGACCCGACCGGCCGAGTCCTCGGCTCCTGGGACCCCTCCGGCGACCCATGCGCCGGCTCCTTCGTCGGCGTGACATGCAGCCGCGACGGCCGCGTCACCGCGGTCTCGCTGCAGGGCCGCGGGCTCTCGGGAACCCTGCCGCCGGCGGTGGCCGGGCTGCGTCGGCTCCAGGGGCTGTACCTCCACTACAACGGCATCAAGGGCCCCATACCGCGGGAGATTGGGAAGCTGTCCGAGCTCACGGACCTGTACCTCGACGTGAACCATCTCACCGGGCCCGTGCCTGTCGAGATTGCCGCCATTGTCAACCTCCAAG TGTTACAGCTGGGTTACAATCAGTTGACAGGCAGCATACCTCCCCAGTTGGGCAACCTGAATAAGCTAACTGTGCTCGCAATGCAGTCCAATCAGCTTGCTGGAGCCATTCCGGCAACCCTTGGTGAGCTAACACAGCTGAGCCGGCTTGATTTGAGCTTCAACAACCTGTTTGGCTCAATCCCATCCAAGATTGCAGAGGTTTCATTGCTTGAGGTCTTTGATGTTCGCAATAACACCCTTTCTGGGAGTGTCCCTGCTG GATTGAGGAGATTGAATGGTGGTTTCCAGTATGTCAATAACAAAGGGCTTTGTGGAGCTGGCTTCAGTTTGCTAGAGCTTTGCCCTTCTTCAGAGGATGGCCTGACACCCAGCAAGCCTGAGCCTTTTGGACCAGATGGTACTGTCAAGACACGGCAAATCCCTCAATCGGCAAATCCGGATAGCTGCTCAGGCTCTCGCTGCTCAAAGTCTGCAAACGCATCCGAAGGAGTTCTTattgttgctgttgttgctgtGGTGATTGGTGCTGCATTCTGCGGGTTATTTGCATTCTCTTGGTACCGCCGGCAGAAACAGAAGATTGGAAGCTCACTGGAGGTTTCTGATAGCAGGCTCAGCACTGACCATTTCCAGCAGAAGGAAGCCTGCAGAAGAAGCGCCTCTCCGTTAATTAGTGTTGAGTACTCAAACAGTTGGGACCCATTGTCAGGTGGGGCTGGTGTTGGATCGTCCGGGGAAGTTGGTGATAGCTTTAGATTCAACCTAGAGGAGGTAGAATGTGCGACACAATACTTCTCTGATGTGAACTTGCTGGGCAAGAGCGGCTTTGCAGCGACATACAAAGGAATCCTTCGGGATGGATCAGTTGTTGCTGTCAAAAGCCTTAACAAGACAAGCTGCAAACAAGAGGAGTCGGATTTCTTGCGTGGGCTGAAGATGCTCACCCTTCTTCAACATGATAATCTTGTTAGCCTGAGGGGATTCTGCTGCTCGAGGGGGAGAGGAGAATGCTTCCTTGTGTATGACTTCATGGTTAACGGCTGCTTGTCACAGTATCTGGATGTTAAGGATGGTTCCAGTGCTACTGTTCTTGATTGGCCTACAAGAGTTTCCATCATCAGAGGCATTGCAAAAG GAATTGAGTACCTTCACAGCAAGAAGAGCAGCAAGCCAGCAGTAGTCCACCAGAACATATCGGCCGAGAAGATCCTTCTCGACCACCACTTCGCGCCACGTCTGTCAGTACCAGGACTGCACAAGCTCCTCGCGGATGACGTCGTCTTCTCGACCCTGAAAGCCAGCGCGGCAATGGGCTACCTCGCACCCGAGTACGCCACCACAGGCCGGTTCACAGACAAGAGCGACGTCTTCGCTTTCGGGATCGTGGTTCTCCAAGTCCTCACAGGGAGGAGGGACGTCTCTCAGCTGAAGGTCGGCGCGGTAGCCGTCAGTGACCTCGGCGGCCTGGTCGATGGAAACCTGAACGGCGTGTTCTCGAGGGCAGAGGCGGCGAAGCTCGCGGCTGTTGCCGCGTACTGCACAAGCGAGTCGCCAAGTCAGCGGCCGACCATGGAGGCTGTGGTTCAGCAGCTAGTCTGA
- the LOC136528477 gene encoding uncharacterized protein: MRAVAAAASPPLRVLLLLLSPHLPAPTSRPRSRFAMNPSSSSSSSGGYHSRAAAFASPQPRGCGGRRRGGGDGSDRIDALGRLLTRVLRHMAAELRLDMRTDGYVRVRDLLKLNLQTFAKVPLKSHTVDEIREAVRRDNKQRFSLLEEDGELLIRANQGHTVTTVTSESLLKSILSPDEVSVCVHGTYRKNLDSILQSGLKRMARLHVHFSSGLPLDGGVISGIRQNVNILIHLDVSRALKDGMKLYISDNKVILTEGFDGVVPVKYFERIETWPGRAPIPFQR; encoded by the exons ATGAGAGCCGTCGCGGCTGCCGCCTCTCCCCCGCTccgtgtcctcctcctcctcctctccccccACCTCCCTGCCCCAACCTCGCGCCCCCGGTCCCGGTTCGCCATGAACCCttcgtcctcctcatcctcctctggcGGCTACCACTCCAGGGCCGCTGCCTTCGCTTCCCCGCAGCCGCGCGGCTGTGGCGGGAGGCGGCGCGGTGGCGGAGACGGGAGCGACCGCATCGACGCCCTCGGCCGCCTCCT GACGAGGGTGTTGCGGCACATGGCGGCGGAGCTGCGCCTGGATATGAGGACCGATGGATACGTGCGCGTCCGCGACCTGCTCAAGCTCAACCTCCAGACCTTCGCCAAGGTTCCTCTCAAGTCTCACACCGTGGACGAGATCAGGGAG GCAGTCAGGCGGGATAACAAGCAGAGGTTTAGTCTGTTGGAGGAAGATGGCGAGCTGTTGATCCGGGCGAACCAGGGGCACACAGTAACA ACTGTTACTTCAGAGAGCCTGCTGAAGTCCATTTTGTCCCCTGATGAAGTGTCAG TTTGTGTGCATGGAACTTACAGAAAAAATCTTGACTCGATTTTGCAATCTGGGCTAAAGCGTATGGCAAGGTTACATGTACATTTCTCAAGTGGCTTACCATTAGATGGAGGAGTAATTAGTG GTATACGGCAGAATGTGAACATCTTGATACATCTGGACGTCAGTAGGGCACTTAAAG ATGGGATGAAGCTTTATATTTCAGACAACAAAGTGATCTTGACAGAAGGTTTTGATGGCGTCGTCCCTGTGAAATACTTTGAAAGAATCGAAACATGGCCAGGACGAGCGCCAATACCGTTCCAAAGATAA